From the Glycine max cultivar Williams 82 chromosome 11, Glycine_max_v4.0, whole genome shotgun sequence genome, the window GGAGAGGTCACCATCACCCTCGATGATGTGGCCTTTTTGCTTCATATGCCCATCACAGGCGTCTTCCATAGCTTCGAGACTCTTTATGTCGATGAAGCGGTGTTGATGTTAGTGGAATTACTTGAAGTCGGTGCAAATGAAGCCAGAGCTAAAACAGTACAGTGTCATGGGGCATATGTACGATTATCATGGCTACGAGACATTTATCGTAGCAAATGTGATGTTGCACACTGGACTGTAGCAGCACAAGCTTATCTGCTGCATTTGctaggttgcactctttttgctaacaagagtgcaacacgCGTGCATGTGGTGTTCTTGGACGCCTTTCGAGACCTCAGTCAGAGTGGAAGCTACACATGCGAAGCTACTGCCTTAGTGCATATGTACGATAATTTGAATGATGTGTCTAAGAGCAGCGGTAGACAACTTGTTGAATATATCACACTATTACAAGTAATTgtaattgaatttgatttatttttttgttttttgatttttttatgtattgatttgatatttatttcGTTTTGAAAATATGTGTAGTGTTGAATTTATGAgcatttttcatctatttttgaGGCTATTACTACTGAAGATTTtcatgaaaggaaaccatgTGCCTATCGCTGAACCTCTATGAAGGCATTACTAGTGTCAACGTATCAAAAGCGTCTAGATTGACTGACGTCTAATGATGTTTGTTGGATGTCTTGCGGTGACCATCGTGCAGTTAGAGAGTTGAAgctcatttcttgtttttctgGACATATCCGATGGGATCTCATTGTTGTCATACACCGATCAGAGAGGGTTGTGCGGAAGTTTGGGTATGTTTAGGCGATTTCTCCACACTCTTCGGATTCAAGATTATGCTTAGAAGATATTGATGACATATTGATGCACTTCTCTGACTACCTTGCACCGGTGGGCCAGATTTTTCTTGTGCCTGAACAATATGCACCAAACTACATGGACTAGTTCTACATGATTTCGCATCCATTCATGAGGCTGGCACAGCCCGAGGATCCAATCAGACATCCACTTGTCGTGCAAGATGACACATATGTTGAACTAGATATGCCTTAGTACTCGACGGCAACAACAACTATGGAGGAAGCACTTGCGCATGCACCTTCTGATGTGGAGCAATctagacatgcagtggtaactATATATTCATCTTActcttaatttcattttatttaaacatgCAATATGGTTATACCTTATTTGTTGTTGTCAATGTCATAGGAGGCTTGTCAAGCAATAGCAGAAAAAGGTTGGAGCGATTGTTCAACCTAAGGATAGTGACTGAAGGCACAGAAACATACGATGTCATGCAAGACTGCCTAAGGATCGCTAGAGGTGTGACTGTGGATCACAATTTATATGTGTGGTCACGACAAAGGCGGCGCATGGAGGACGCATAAAGATAGTTAGAATTTTTTAGCAAATATGTACACACaatgtttatcattttattttatttgacaatatttttattttaccaattttatttgaaatgttttttatattactatGGAACCGCTTATATCAACACACGTGAATTAAACCATAAACCTTATTTTCcacacattaaatttttttaataagttttgaaTTAACCCTAAAgcgtaacactaaaccctagtCTACAAAATCCCTATTTTTTGATTTTCTACTAAACCCTGGTTTTCACGTCACAATTAACTCTAACAACACatgtaacactaaaccctacgTATTATAATAACCCCAAACCATTTGAACGTAAGGTATAATAGATATACTTGTGAGTTTCCAATGAAACAACTGTATATTATTGTAGTACATGACAATGACATAGACACCTAAATGTTCACTCTTCACTTAAATCAACATAGTCTGTTTTTAACATCATCAAATTGCTGTActgctgcattctactaatatatagaGTTGGCCACTACTTTCCTTGAGGATGACAATTTCTAGACCATAACAAAGCTACAGGCAATAAAGGACAATGGTCTCTTAAATAAACTTGTTACACATGCACAAACAATTTGAAGTTATTATAACACgattaatttcataaattaaaaaaacaagattatGATGAATCTacttgaacaaaatgattttcataCATGTGACCAATACATATTACACGATGCACAGAAGAATCtgttggtggttgacttctaagagaaaaaaatgtcatgctttatTGCAGAGACAGAGATACAAAGACaacattataccttgatgcaatgacatatcccatGTCGGTTATATTCATTCACTTATCCATAATAACCTGCATGAACCAGTTATATGGAttacatttatttaaacttaattttaaataaaaaaaataaaacataaattacatactATGGATAATctatcaacaagtagggacctctttaattcctcaaatttaTCTATGCCACCAAAGAGGTTGATATACTTATCAGACCATttggcaagttctttaagcaaatgaTTGCACACCAACGCCCATGAATCTTCACTCATACTTAATAAGACAACAATTGCATGATATCCACCGTTACTATTAGCTTTGACATcgacaatatttttaattgaatcatGAATGCacagatgaaattgatccaacatcggcatAGTCTTTCTTAGAATTGTCTGGTCAGATGATGATGCACTACGTTTGactgaataattaatattttgcatAGAATGTAAAACATCAACATATTCCTAGTAAGACGGATCATGCTTTATTGATCTTTGATATTTAGTCATCGGTTTCTTCTGAGCACCTTTGGTCTTGACCTTttctggaggaggacacatagagTTTAGCTTAGGATAAACAATTTCCCGGAGTTTACTCTTTAAAGTAACTTTATCACAAACATCAAGCTCTTCAAATCGCTTGGATATAGTTTCCATATCTTTGGTTATGGTCACTTGGGGCTCatataacccttggtctgaaaaacttagTCTTCGCCAAAATATATGACTTGTCTCAAGTGGTATGGTACTAACAACATATTTGGATAACTCACATGCACATGAAAAACCATGAGTAGTTCTCATGACACATCCACAACGAGAAGAGTTTTTGCTAACATAATATACACGCTCAAACTCAGCAACAATCTGATTTGAAACATACCTTATACCATGTCAAGTAGCCTCTTATATAAGCTAACTATAAAAACATGTCCAACCATATGTGTACTTGTCTCAAAGGATGCCTTAATTTCAGTGTGTTACAGCGTGCTGTTCATGGCTTTCCAAATACTACATAGGTTTCCAAGGCTATTCTGTAATAGTCTTTTTAAAGCCCAATGAGAAAATTCAATCCTGCATatgaaatacataaaaaaacaataaacaaatacaatttTTATCCATTAATTCCTAaaccttaataaaaaaaatgacaattttcatacctgtttgttgttgtgttacctaagtgcatcaccttattcgtccaggctttaataattttttctttgtggGGGAATTATCCATGTTTGGTTggcatagtcaacaaacattggtcaTGGTGAACAAgtaatttcaaacttcttaaggAAATCATCAAACTGATGCTCGAAAAGACAATCAACCAAACTCCCCCAGGCATCCATGACATAATCTCATGTATTTTTTTGACCAATTAGGGATTTACATTTTACCTTGACATTCTTGTCGATGTGAAACCTACACAACAAGTTGGTACACTTAGGGAATACAATTTTCattgcattcatcaatgctaggtCTCTATCAGTAACAATAACTCTAGGGAGGACATCACGTCTTAGAAAAAGACCTCGAAACCATTCTAGAGCCCATAACACATTATTTAGATGTTCTCCCTCCAAATAGACAAAACCAACAAAGAATGTCATCCCCgttggtgtcacaccaacaaaGTCAAATAACGGGAgcctgtacctgtttgttttgtaggtactatctataaaaaataccaaattacagACATTGCATAACTTCACTGCATCAGGATGACACCAGAAGATATCATGTATAAAATTTTCATCCTTTAGTCTATGCCAAAGAATATATTGATCCCGTTCAAGAAGTttcattagttgttgcatttcagtatcgTTGCCTCTTATgaaagaacgatatgcacttcttgcattgtatatttgtttgattgttgtataaTTATTGGTATTGTGCTCATTCAGCGTTAGCAGAATATTTCTTGAtttcaccattgactttgtcatatcagcaatatttgtcttttcatccttagtcaattGACCAACGTATGGATTTCAAACTAATGGCTTTGCCATTTCATAATTGTGACTCCCACaaattaacttcaccatccatcctTGATCTCTAGCCACTGGTTTTCCATGAAACTTAAGGGACACCCATATTTCCTACTGCTAAtatctcttctttcaaaatCTTTCTTCCTAGACCTATAGTTACtactcctttcacaaccaattaagacaaatgaaattcttcctctCATACCAGTGTTTATATCTGACCTCATAATCACTGTCACAAATCCAATTCCATAAGCAACAGCCCAATGCAGAACATCATCTCGGGTAGCAAACACCTACAATGCAATTCACACAAGTATAGTCTTTAAGggacattcattttattaatttaataacaataaatcacaTTAATACCTAAAAAGTATTGAACACATCAGAACAATGAACATGTTCTTCATTCACACCAACTTCGTCTTCATTTTGttcattcatatcaacttcttcaaacATTATATTGTCATACATCCATTTATCTTTGTCCATCTTAACAAGACATTCAAAAATTTCAACATCACAAACAAAAAATCCCTAACCACACCATACATATACTATCACACAAAACTCTACGTCATTTTTTAttgcatataatattataaaacattaaaattgataaccctatatattaaaaatcaataacatCAACTTTTTCTACTTTCAATTGATAAccatataatacataaaaaattataaccgaACCATatgtagtaaaataaattatattattcaacttaattctaattcatgaaattatgaCCACAAAAAACAATCAATTCTAGACCACAAcaactcaaataaattatacataaattacaaTTGTAAACTATTTTACAATTAATACcatttccaaaatataaaaataaataattacaaattaatcatcaatctacacttatttaaaaatatttaaaatagtaatatgaattacatttcaaataaacaaataaattttttatacacattaatttaattctttaacaatcatattaacatatttataatttaaaaaattcaaaaatttaatctttcttttaattaaaaaaattaaaaatttgtataattcataCGGATTGGttaatccgtatgagttatacGGATTATGTAATCTGTATAAATCGTATGGATTAACCAATCTGTATGAGTTATAAGAATTACGTAATCCGTATAACTCAAATGGATTAACCAATCCGTACAACTCATACAAATTAATCAATTCGAAAGTTATAGAAAACTTACGGACTAATCAACTTGtaagttttatataacttatggattctttaattcatattttatgaaaaaaaaaaaaagaatgccgACGTACCTCTGAAGTATCTCCGTTAACAATCAAACCAACCACCGCCACAACCACCATTGACTTACCTCTGTAAAACTTTCACCTCGACCAAAGCAACACAATGCATCTCTCACGACAATGAAAAAATCATAAGAAATcgagaaaacaaacaaatgagTGCACTACCGTAAAAAAGATTTACTTAAAGGAAAACATAAGACACTTaagaatattttcaaattttttttgaatctttgTACTTACAAGTGAAACTtagttttagttcttatagtttcaaatcaatcaatttgattcttatacttaaaaaaataggcGAACTTAGTTTATATTTGATCCTTTGGTTATCAATATATAGGGACtaaatatacttattttttaaaatacatggaTCGAATTAATCAACTTAAAATTATAAGGAGTTAAATCAAATTTGATcgaaaatacaagaaaaaaaaatataagaagttAGATTGGTTGAATTAGGTCGTCTTATTTTGTCACTGTGGATACTTAACCAAACTTGGATGGTGAGTTTGATtcgtaaaaaaatgttaacgaagattataaatatttttgttctaatttgaaaataattaaataaaatctttaatttttattactcaagtataaaatattaaaatgatacatatattaatatttttatctctttcataactgaaaaaagataataaaaatcagttaaaaaaacataagatcTTAACAATATACGTGATAGAAAATTATCCTTATAACGTATAtctaacatatatttttgttgtgtgtCATATTCGAtatcatatttttaacaaataaaacaaaaaaattggaatCTCTCTTCCCTTCCCGTGTGATGGCACTTTGGCAATAATACAAGTTAACACATGAAATGTGTGTCATCGTCATCTATAATCTATTCCACAATATTATAATATGAACGAATGAATGAATGTAGACGCAGGAGTTGGCTGCCTCAGCGTTGAACACTGTTCCATGCTGTTAAAGCCTCCGTTCACACTCTCACACCGATTCAATTTCAGATTTTCCTGTCAAACTCGCATTTTCCGGTAGATTTATCATTCTCTTCTGATTCTCAGTTTTATCAACCTCACCGCATTCGCTTTTCATTCCAATTTTCGTCGTCTTTGACCGATTTCGTTTTTCAAGGGCACGAAACTCGAGGAATTCGCGCATGGCGCCTCCCATCCTCTCCCTCGCTCTTCCCTCAAACACCGGTCGAGTTCTCAGCATTCAATCTCACACCGttcaggtttttttttctttcttctcttcagCATGTTTTACATCGAATACGTATTTAACACATCACATGTTCGTTTAAGATGTCGCTAATCGTATGTAGAAATGAAGAATGATAACCTGCAATGTTAgcaatattaaaatcaatacaTTGAGATGTTCATGTTCTTAATTATTCATCAAATGCTTTCATAACTGATTAAAATAGGGTGAAAAGATGTTATGGTTGATGTGTTTTTATATGCATGTTGTTTTGGATTGACAAAAATGGAATTCGTTATTCTTCTCGGCAATTGGCAATACCCTTTAATGTCATTGTCAGTTGCATGCAGCTTGCTAACTAATTAATTACCTTGACATTGTGGCTGTTTGCTATTATTCTCAGGGGTATGTTGGTAATAAATCCGCTGTCTTCCCTCTGCAATTACTGGGATATGATGTGGATCCAATTAATTCTGTGCAGTTTTCGAATCATACAGGCAAGCTGagtctttaatttttcattcagCTTCTCAGGATTCTGTGGCTTGATATACGGTGTGACGCTGTCTGTCAATGTGAATAAGTTTAGGTGTGGTATGGTATGCTTGATTAAGTAATTCTGCAGTTGTGGTTTGATAAATTTGATGGTTATAATGCAGGATACCCAACGTTTAAGGGTCAGGTTTTGAATGGACAGCAACTCTGGGATCTAATAGAAGGCCTTGAAGGAAATGATTTATTGTTCTATACTCACTTGTTAacaggtattttaatttttaaatacctCATGAACTGTATATTAAATAGGTAAATGAGGCAGTTGATTCAAGTTTTGTCATGATAGGTGGCAACCTGTCTTATTGAACTTTCTTTTTGCAGCTCTTGATAAAATGCTTCAATTGATCTTACTGAAAATAGACGAAATGATTCTTTGACTGTCTATTGAGTGTCATATTCTGTTTGGATGTTGGAATTCTtgtgttcttaattttttttgggtgaCAAACTTAAGTTTctctttttcaaaatcattactTTGTATTATTGTTGAGCCATCCTGCAATATTTCCTTTAGtgttaaaattataatcattatgCTATTTATGATATACTTTTGCACTCTACTGAATATTGCTGGTTGTGTTCAATCACTAACCTGTCACTttgttgcaattttattttgttctctatTTTCATTACTTCCTTAGTTCCTTTATTACCTATTCCAATCCATGTATTTTCAGGTTATATTGGTTCAGAGTCTTTTCTAAACACTGTATTGCAAGTTGTCAACAAACTTCGGTCAACAAACCCAGGTCTTACATATGGTGAGAATATTGAAAATACTTGGGATTTGTTTGATATGCTGCATAAAATTGCACTAATAAGTTGTTCGATCTGGCCTTATACAATGTTTGTGCTTTCCTTTATCATTTTCAGGtttacttttaagttttaacatcAGACCATCTTATATTGACCTAGCTTTTATGAGTGTTTAGATATTACTAAAAGGAACAATGGAAGACATAATTTAAGTCTTTATACATAAAGCGAGAAATTGAAGAATGAACTTACATCCTGTTGTAGCCAACAGGGACTACACTTTTTTAAGTCTCAACTACAGTTTGTGTTCCAGACAGCCGAAGCCTGGGAAAATGAtttcaatctttttcttttttgggtgtTGGGCACTTGAGCCtaaagcttttttttctttttagagaaTAAATCTATACAtgtatatttgtatttaataaaattatgctTCCTTGTCAGTATGTGATCCAGTGATGGGTGATGAAGGAAAGCTTTATGTTCCTCAAGAGCTAGTATCAGTCTATCGTGAGAAGGTATGACTGTTCTTCAAAGATGTTTCTTCAGGTGTGCAAGTGCAAAtaatatatactgtatagtCATATACAATGTAGCAAATTGAAAACATATAAACTTATTTGACTGAACTATTGTATGCCTTCACCTATAAttgaaaattctattttattgcTTGGTTAACAGGTTCCTATTTTTATAGGATGATACAGGCATAGTTCCCTTTCGTGTAtcctatttttaatttgagaagTATATTCCTTGTGGCATCTGAGTAACACAGATTTTGGCAGGTTGTCCCAGTAGCTTCAGTGTTGACTCCCAACCAGTTTGAGGCAGAACTACTGACAGGCTTCAGGTAATTATATAACAATTAAGATTACATCTTTTTATCACCCAAAGGTAGTTTTGAGTTTTAGTTCgttgttttgatttttctttatcttttatcacCACTGCTACAATCAGCTTAGTACATATACATTCTGTTTGAGCTTCTCCACAATATATCTGTTTTGCCTTCTaagtattcaaattttatacttATTATAGGATTCAGTCTGAAGGACATGGGCGGGAGGCCTGTAGGCTTCTCCATGCAGCTGGGCCTTCAAAGGTTTGCTTTTATTGTTGTATGTTGAAAAATACCCTTCTTATTTGGGATCCTTGAAACCTCTTGGTCTAACCTTTCTCCTTTCAACATAGGCTGTTGTACTGGTCATGACTTTTCCCTTCTGATCTGTGTATGGAAACTGTTTATTACTGTAGTCAAGGGCATCTGTTTTGACCAATTAGTCACAAATGTTTTATAGTTTTTCAAGTTATGCAAATTGATTTCTTTATTAAGTTTAAAACCATGTATTCAGATGTTTTGACTCCGATAGTAAAGAAAAGATTCACCAATTGGATTTGTCGGAAAGTGTCTCCTTAACATTTTTTTGATATTAACTCCTTAACATTTTCTATTCAGTGGCCCTGTATATTGGGCTTTAACctatttatttttgcaaataaTCAGGGTTTGACTTGTATTGTTTTCCTAATTTCCTAGTTTCTTTATTTTCCTAGTATTTTAATATTAGAGACTGTGAATCATGTACATATAATTAATCGCGCTGAGGATTTCCCAAAGCAACTCAGAAATCCTTTGATCGGTCTCCAGTAGATACTGTTGAAGTTTCActttaataatttgaatatgGGCCTGTGTTATTTTATGGAAAACCCTGATATGGTATACATAATCAAATTGGAAGTTTGGAACTAGTGAACTACTATTATATTCTGCAGATTGGATGTCCAATTGGTCTTCAAAAGATATATGTGATGTCACACTGTTCTCCATTTATAAAGATTGGTCCTTCAAGATATATGCAACATTGAAAATTAGTCCTTCGATGTCACATTTTTGCTATCAATTTGGCCCTTAAAATGACATCAAAATGGAGGGCCAATGTGATGTTATGTATATCTCTGGAGGAccaaaataagtttttactctATTTCAGTATTTCTTGACAGCTAAAATATTTAGTAGTGCTGCAGTTACACAAATTTCATTCTTCATTGTCATATAGCCCTTCAGATAGATGGAACCAAATCACTTTATCCTGTCTTCTATCATGTTCATTCTTTTACTGAATGGTATAACATGGCATATGGATACTTGGCATTTTggattgctttaattttttttaagcttaattgtaatttttttcagtTATGATTCTGGTTTTAATAATCCTTATAtctctttttttgtgtgtgaataAATTAGCTCTTATCTCCCATCCCCTCCTCTCAGTGCAAGTTGGCTATTTGTTTATTCTGCTAATAAAATTCCACCAGATTCTTCACTAccttaaaattttggattttagTACATACAAACACCAGTAGAGGGGTTGGATCCTTGTATCTAGCAATGTCCTAAAGTGGCACACTTCTAGTGTACAGACAACCTGCAATCAACTCACAAAAGCTTGAATCTAAGTTTGTAAATTGCATATGTGAATTCCATGCTTGGGTCTGTAGATTTTTAACTCCTTTTCTTAGTGTTCTTTTTTAATGCCAATAAATTGTATGCATCTGATGTCACAACTCACAATAACTCTTTGATGATTTTCCAAAGTGTAGATTTGGGTCTGTTACTCAATCATTTAGCTGATGTATATGCTCTTCAGGTCATAATTACAAGTATAAATATAGACGGGATTCTTCTCCTCATTGGCAgtcatcaaaaagaaaaggtgaaATAAATGCGGCTTATAATGGTTTTTAATTGTGTTGAATGGCTtgtgtgatccatgtagccgacctcacctagtgggataaggctttgttgttgttgttgttgttgttgttgttgttgtaatatGAGAGATAATGGagataaaaattactaaattttCATAGTTTTCTTGCATAATATTGTTTGCTTATGGCTTGAGCATTGACAGTgatttgtaaaatttattttccacaattccacaattttcTGAAAACCACATTTGTTAAACCAAAAATTGGTGAATTGGTTAGCTGCATGGTTCAGTTAGTACCTCACTTGTTATAAACAAATGATGCCGAGTATTGCCAGTCTAGAGACAAACGAATGAATCAGTTGAGGTAGCTCACAAAATGGTGGTGAGTGGTGACAGTTAGTGCGTGTTTGGTTTACCGTTGGGAGACCCCCAAACTTCCATTTAATCAAAAGCTCCAAATTCCTACTTCTCACAAAACATGCATGGGATTGTGTACCTGTTCAACCTAAtgttaaaccaaacacacccttagtGGACAAACCACATCATTATCACGTTGCAGCTTGCAACAATGTGCTGAAGTAAAATTCAATGTACATGCATATTGGACCTGTTCCTCAAATGTATACATACTTTGAGAGTAATACACTATTCAAGTAGGAATATAATATGTGCCTCTGCATAATCATACAAACTattgaattgaatttaaaatattattaatgtgtGTACATGTCATTTCATCAACTAATAATCCAGCATATgtattttaacaacaatccaaCTAGAGATTATGTTATCACATTCTTAAAATCTCTTATCtcttataaaagaaattgaaaattaatatttgtttcctAATTGTCCCTGACTTCAATTTctgatataatttaattattgggcatttgtattttgtatatataaaatagtatttataaCTACTTATTTTATCATAGGAAGCGTATCAAGTGAGAACAATTCTGTTTTTAAGAATGCATGAAAAACTGTTTTGTCTTTCGTTGTTattgtttaattgttttattatatacattCAGTGGTTAAGTCTATACATTTCTCCATCTTTCATCCACTTTTTAAATTCTATATAGCTTGATACTCAGTGATGATTTTGTTCTCTACACACTGTGCTCTCATGGTAACAACCTAACTTGTATTATCTTTGTCTGATAGGGAGAGCCTCCTAGACAATTTAGGATCGTGATTCCAAAAATACCAGCTTATTTTACGGTATGAATATTCCATAAATACTTCTGTTTATATATGGTTTTGCCAATATTGatctttacaattttaatttttttgggaaGTGAAAGGCAAAAATTTATTTGGAGTCGAATATGGATAATTTCAGCTTGAACTATTCTATGATATTACATCTGTAATCTGTGGAGTATCAAAGAATGTAT encodes:
- the LOC100811288 gene encoding pyridoxal kinase; the protein is MNVDAGVGCLSVEHCSMLLKPPFTLSHRFNFRFSCQTRIFRARNSRNSRMAPPILSLALPSNTGRVLSIQSHTVQGYVGNKSAVFPLQLLGYDVDPINSVQFSNHTGYPTFKGQVLNGQQLWDLIEGLEGNDLLFYTHLLTGYIGSESFLNTVLQVVNKLRSTNPGLTYVCDPVMGDEGKLYVPQELVSVYREKVVPVASVLTPNQFEAELLTGFRIQSEGHGREACRLLHAAGPSKVIITSINIDGILLLIGSHQKEKGEPPRQFRIVIPKIPAYFTGTGDLMTALLLGWSNKYPDNLEIAAELAVSSLQAVLHRTLSDYKSAGHDSESTSLEIRLIQSQDDIRTPQVKLKAEIYS